One region of Baekduia soli genomic DNA includes:
- a CDS encoding Na+/H+ antiporter, whose product MTSAEILVGLLGAVTVLAGLARRLGLPAPIVLVVCGVAVGLIPGLPSAALDPDLIFFIFLPPLVYGAGFNSSPRDLRQQARRIGVLAIGLVAATTVVVALTLKLVVPGFGWPEGLVLGAILAPTDPVAAVAVLQRLRVAPTLSAIIEGESLVNDGLGLVLYRLAVAATVGGTFSLVDGAVTLVSTGVGGVAIGLAVGWAISHVRRRIDDPVVEITLSLFTPYAAYIAAEALGVSGILAAVSVGLYLGSRGEGLFSATARIEAQGFWKALTFMLESTLFLLMGLQFRRVAGAIENLDPGRVALTVGVTMAAVVVLRVAWMFTVGPLLRRLIPGEPREEPPELGAGARLVAGWAGMRGAVSLAAALAIPATIDGGAHFPQRNLIIFVVFCVIVLGLLLQGLTLPLLVRATGLGRDAADDAGDEARARAAAAEAALARLDELDGDGGGRAGDHLRELYEARLGHASAPGDETGDAEREHVETFQRLREELLRSERGALHDLHARGEISEEALRTVERDLDLQEARLE is encoded by the coding sequence GTGACCTCTGCGGAGATCCTCGTCGGCCTGCTCGGGGCCGTGACCGTGCTGGCGGGCCTGGCGCGGCGTCTGGGCCTGCCCGCGCCCATCGTGCTCGTGGTCTGCGGCGTGGCCGTCGGGCTGATCCCCGGGCTGCCGTCGGCCGCGCTGGACCCCGACCTCATCTTCTTCATCTTCCTGCCGCCGCTGGTCTACGGCGCGGGCTTCAACTCCTCGCCGCGCGACCTGCGCCAGCAGGCCCGCCGCATCGGCGTGCTGGCCATCGGGCTGGTGGCGGCCACGACGGTCGTCGTGGCCCTCACGCTCAAGCTCGTCGTGCCGGGCTTCGGCTGGCCCGAGGGCCTGGTGCTCGGGGCGATCCTGGCGCCGACGGACCCCGTCGCGGCCGTGGCCGTGCTGCAGCGGCTGCGCGTGGCGCCGACGCTCTCGGCGATCATCGAGGGCGAGTCGCTCGTCAACGACGGACTGGGGCTCGTGCTCTACCGGCTGGCCGTCGCGGCCACGGTCGGCGGCACGTTCTCGCTGGTGGACGGCGCGGTCACGCTCGTGAGCACGGGCGTGGGCGGCGTGGCCATCGGGCTCGCGGTGGGCTGGGCCATCAGCCACGTGCGCCGGCGCATCGACGACCCGGTCGTCGAGATCACGCTGTCGCTCTTCACGCCGTATGCGGCCTACATCGCGGCCGAGGCGCTCGGCGTGTCAGGCATCCTGGCCGCCGTCAGCGTCGGGCTCTACCTCGGCTCGCGGGGCGAGGGCCTGTTCTCGGCGACCGCGCGCATCGAGGCCCAGGGGTTCTGGAAGGCGCTGACCTTCATGCTCGAGTCGACGCTGTTCCTGCTCATGGGGCTGCAGTTCCGGCGCGTGGCGGGCGCGATCGAGAACCTCGACCCCGGGCGCGTCGCCCTGACCGTGGGGGTCACGATGGCCGCCGTGGTCGTGCTGCGCGTCGCCTGGATGTTCACGGTGGGGCCGCTGCTGCGCCGGCTCATCCCGGGCGAGCCGAGAGAGGAGCCGCCCGAGCTCGGCGCCGGGGCGCGGCTCGTCGCGGGCTGGGCGGGCATGCGCGGCGCGGTCTCCCTGGCCGCGGCGCTGGCCATCCCGGCCACGATCGACGGCGGCGCCCACTTCCCCCAGCGCAACCTGATCATCTTCGTCGTCTTCTGCGTCATCGTGCTCGGGCTGCTCCTCCAGGGCCTGACGCTGCCGCTGCTGGTCCGGGCGACCGGGCTCGGGCGCGACGCGGCCGACGACGCCGGCGACGAGGCCCGGGCGCGGGCCGCCGCCGCCGAGGCGGCCCTCGCCCGCCTCGACGAGCTCGACGGCGACGGCGGCGGGCGCGCCGGCGACCACCTGCGTGAGCTCTACGAGGCCCGGCTGGGCCACGCCAGCGCCCCCGGGGACGAGACCGGCGACGCCGAGCGCGAGCACGTCGAGACCTTCCAGCGCCTGCGCGAGGAGCTGCTGCGCTCCGAGCGCGGCGCGCTGCACGATCTGCACGCCCGTGGCGAGATCTCCGAGGAGGCGCTGCGCACCGTCGAGCGCGACCTCGACCTCCAGGAGGCGCGCCTTGAGTAG
- the purS gene encoding phosphoribosylformylglycinamidine synthase subunit PurS, whose product MRARVLIRPKAGILDPQGVAVERALPALGFAGAGNVHVGRMVELDVADASQLEEMCRRLLANPLIEDYEIEMISDAPAAA is encoded by the coding sequence GTGAGGGCCCGCGTCCTCATCCGGCCCAAGGCGGGGATCCTCGACCCCCAGGGCGTCGCCGTCGAGCGCGCGCTGCCGGCGCTGGGCTTCGCCGGCGCGGGCAACGTCCACGTCGGCCGGATGGTCGAGCTCGACGTCGCCGACGCCTCGCAGCTGGAGGAGATGTGCCGCCGGCTGCTGGCCAACCCGCTCATCGAGGACTACGAGATCGAGATGATCTCCGACGCGCCGGCCGCCGCGTGA
- a CDS encoding TetR/AcrR family transcriptional regulator, translating to MAVSDVTPLRADARRNLERILEAARAAFAERGLDVGVEEIARRAGVGKATFFRRFPSKDALVLAVLEGFIEEIEAAAADAAAAPDPLEGLRDFLLHHMTLQANNTAFFDAVSARFTGENPPVELTDRMLAAIGRVLEPARAAGVLRDGVEAGDLSTVAKMLGAAIRPMPGVLLPAAAWPRYLDIVLAGLRAGQDPLPGIAADPCTMVREVSATST from the coding sequence ATGGCGGTCTCGGATGTCACCCCCCTGCGCGCCGACGCGCGCCGCAACCTCGAGCGGATCCTCGAGGCGGCGCGCGCCGCGTTCGCCGAGCGCGGGCTCGACGTCGGGGTGGAGGAGATCGCCCGCCGCGCCGGCGTCGGCAAGGCCACGTTCTTCCGCCGCTTCCCGAGCAAGGACGCGCTCGTGCTCGCCGTCCTGGAGGGCTTCATCGAGGAGATCGAGGCGGCGGCGGCCGACGCGGCGGCGGCGCCCGACCCGCTCGAGGGCCTGCGCGACTTCCTCCTGCACCACATGACGCTGCAGGCCAACAACACGGCCTTCTTCGACGCGGTCTCCGCGCGCTTCACCGGCGAGAACCCGCCCGTCGAGCTGACGGACCGGATGCTGGCCGCGATCGGCCGCGTGCTGGAGCCGGCGCGGGCCGCGGGCGTCCTGCGCGACGGCGTCGAGGCGGGCGACCTCTCGACGGTGGCCAAGATGCTCGGCGCCGCGATCCGGCCCATGCCGGGCGTGCTGCTCCCCGCCGCCGCCTGGCCGCGCTACCTGGACATCGTCCTGGCCGGTCTGCGGGCCGGGCAGGACCCGCTGCCCGGCATCGCGGCGGACCCGTGCACGATGGTGCGCGAGGTCTCCGCGACGTCCACCTGA
- the purF gene encoding amidophosphoribosyltransferase: MTELITPLEQRDGPRDECGVFGIYAPEHDVSRLTYFALYALQHRGQESAGIAAADRGGYIITQRSLGLVNQVFKEHDLRALAGDLAIGHVRYSTTGSNEWENSQPVHRSAGSGGNRELALAHNGNLINAVELHAELRARGVQFSSTSDSEIIAAMISTHPAERIEDAVADVLPRLKGAFSTVVMTKDKVVAFRDGAGLRPLSLGRLGDRFCVASETCAFDIIGATAMRDVAPGEVVTLSERGLSARQVVSGEREAFCVFEYIYFARPDSRMNGQLLQAARGRMGEILAREAPAEADLVIAVPDSGNPAARGFARALGLPQDDGLIKNRYVARTFIQPGQELRKHGLRLKFNPLPEIVGGKRLVVVDDSIVRGNTTRQIVQMLRDAGALEVHMRISAPPIKHPCHYGIDMSSREEMIAHGRTPAEVAAELGADSLAYLSLAGVYEAVRGERTTHCDACFSGEYPLAGTEDAQHKDAFEQRGLPVLAAAPAAAPGPAPVV; this comes from the coding sequence ATGACCGAGCTGATCACCCCTCTCGAGCAGCGCGACGGCCCGCGCGACGAGTGCGGCGTCTTCGGGATCTACGCCCCCGAGCACGACGTCTCCCGCCTGACCTACTTCGCCCTGTACGCCCTCCAGCACCGCGGCCAGGAGTCGGCGGGCATCGCCGCGGCCGACCGCGGCGGCTACATCATCACGCAGCGCTCGCTGGGCCTGGTCAACCAGGTCTTCAAGGAGCACGACCTGCGCGCGCTGGCCGGCGACCTCGCCATCGGCCATGTCCGGTACTCGACGACAGGCTCCAACGAGTGGGAGAACTCGCAGCCCGTGCACCGCAGCGCCGGGTCGGGCGGCAACCGGGAGCTCGCGCTGGCCCACAACGGCAACCTCATCAACGCCGTCGAGCTGCACGCCGAGCTGCGCGCCCGCGGCGTCCAGTTCAGCTCGACCTCGGACTCCGAGATCATCGCCGCGATGATCTCCACGCACCCCGCGGAGCGCATCGAGGACGCCGTCGCCGACGTCCTGCCGCGCCTGAAGGGCGCGTTCTCCACCGTCGTCATGACCAAGGACAAGGTCGTCGCCTTCCGCGACGGCGCCGGCCTGCGCCCGCTGTCGCTGGGCCGCCTGGGCGACCGCTTCTGCGTCGCCTCGGAGACGTGCGCGTTCGACATCATCGGCGCCACCGCGATGCGCGACGTCGCCCCCGGCGAGGTCGTCACCCTGTCCGAGCGCGGGCTCAGCGCCCGGCAGGTCGTCTCGGGCGAGCGCGAGGCCTTCTGCGTCTTCGAGTACATCTACTTCGCGCGCCCCGACTCGCGGATGAACGGCCAGCTCCTGCAGGCCGCCCGCGGGCGCATGGGCGAGATCCTGGCGCGCGAGGCGCCGGCGGAGGCCGACCTGGTCATCGCGGTCCCCGACTCGGGCAACCCCGCCGCGCGCGGCTTCGCCCGGGCGCTCGGGCTGCCCCAGGACGACGGGCTCATCAAGAACCGCTACGTCGCGCGCACGTTCATCCAGCCCGGCCAGGAGCTGCGCAAGCACGGCCTGCGGCTGAAGTTCAACCCGCTGCCCGAGATCGTCGGCGGCAAGCGCCTCGTCGTCGTCGACGACTCGATCGTGCGCGGCAACACGACGCGCCAGATCGTGCAGATGCTGCGCGACGCCGGCGCGCTGGAGGTGCACATGCGCATCTCGGCCCCGCCGATCAAGCACCCGTGCCACTACGGGATCGACATGTCCAGCCGCGAGGAGATGATCGCCCACGGGCGCACGCCCGCGGAGGTCGCGGCCGAGCTCGGCGCCGACTCGCTGGCCTACCTGTCGCTGGCCGGCGTCTACGAGGCCGTCCGCGGCGAGCGGACCACGCACTGCGACGCCTGCTTCTCCGGCGAGTACCCCCTGGCCGGCACGGAGGACGCCCAGCACAAGGACGCCTTCGAGCAGCGCGGCCTGCCCGTGCTGGCCGCCGCCCCGGCCGCCGCGCCGGGCCCCGCCCCCGTCGTCTAG
- the purL gene encoding phosphoribosylformylglycinamidine synthase subunit PurL translates to MSPSPEPGSDDTVAAPGIERAVALGLTRDEYALVCDELGGREPNEVELAMFSLLWSEHCAYKHSKKLLRTLPTEGPAVVMGPGENAGAVDVGGGWAVAFKVESHNHPSAVEPFQGAATGVGGILRDIFALGARPIAVLDSLRFGEPTSERSRYLLDRAVAGIGHYGNSIGVPTVGGEVVFEAPYETNCLVNAMALGLARTEDMIRSAAAGVGNVLVLFGASTGRDGIGGASVLASAELDAADESKRPSVQVGDPFEESKLLECSLELLSAGLLVALQDLGAAGLTSAASEMASKGDVGLDLDVGLVPLREADMEPFEIMVSESQERMLCVCEPDKVDAVLALCEKWEVNGTAIGEVTATGRFRVLRDGEVVGDMPVSGLVDDAPLYDLAPERPVAGGGSLYPAPVALPGLPDDVHGVLVALLSSPNLASRRPLFEQYDSIVQSRTVRRPEEADAAVLWLREMGDGAPAIATSIDGNGRRVAADPYWGTVGNVLECAANLACVGARPLGTTNNLNFANPEKPHVAWQLTEAVRGLGDACRALDAPIVGGNVSLYNEGAAGPIYPTPVVGMVGVLADPERAGRLGFARDGDAVAFVGWDATAALAASELAKLRGEPLPDGLAPIDIAGVRIVLEAVRDAVAAGELSSAHDIAEGGPIVALAECCLAGGRGAALDLGDTDDVWAALFGEASGAFVVSGPREALHRLGERVAVEVVGTVGGDGLELAIGSLRERWTLHELRAASGALAPLFP, encoded by the coding sequence GTGTCGCCGTCGCCTGAGCCCGGGTCGGACGACACCGTCGCCGCGCCGGGGATCGAGCGCGCGGTCGCCCTCGGGCTGACTCGCGACGAGTACGCGCTGGTCTGCGACGAGCTCGGCGGCCGCGAGCCCAACGAGGTCGAGCTGGCGATGTTCTCGCTGCTGTGGAGCGAGCACTGCGCCTACAAGCACTCCAAGAAGCTCCTGCGCACGCTGCCCACCGAGGGCCCCGCGGTCGTCATGGGCCCCGGGGAGAACGCCGGCGCCGTCGACGTCGGCGGCGGGTGGGCGGTGGCCTTCAAGGTCGAGTCCCACAACCACCCCAGCGCGGTGGAGCCCTTCCAGGGCGCGGCCACCGGCGTCGGCGGGATCCTGCGCGACATCTTCGCCCTGGGCGCCCGGCCCATCGCGGTCCTGGACTCGCTGCGCTTCGGCGAGCCGACCAGCGAGCGCTCGCGCTATCTGCTGGACCGCGCGGTCGCCGGCATCGGCCACTACGGCAACTCGATCGGCGTGCCCACCGTGGGCGGCGAGGTCGTCTTCGAGGCGCCCTACGAGACGAACTGCCTCGTCAACGCGATGGCGCTCGGCCTGGCGCGCACGGAGGACATGATCCGCAGCGCGGCGGCCGGCGTCGGCAACGTGCTCGTCCTGTTCGGCGCCTCCACCGGGCGCGACGGCATCGGCGGCGCGTCCGTCCTGGCCTCGGCCGAGCTCGACGCCGCCGACGAGTCCAAGCGCCCGTCCGTGCAGGTCGGCGACCCGTTCGAGGAGAGCAAGCTGCTGGAGTGCTCGCTCGAGCTGCTGTCGGCGGGCCTGCTCGTCGCGCTGCAGGACCTCGGCGCGGCCGGGCTGACCTCGGCGGCGAGCGAGATGGCCTCCAAGGGCGACGTCGGCCTGGACCTCGATGTCGGCCTGGTGCCGCTGCGCGAGGCCGACATGGAGCCCTTCGAGATCATGGTCTCCGAGTCCCAGGAGCGGATGCTCTGCGTCTGCGAGCCGGACAAGGTCGACGCCGTGCTGGCGCTGTGCGAGAAGTGGGAGGTCAACGGCACCGCGATCGGCGAGGTGACCGCGACCGGGCGCTTCCGCGTGCTGCGCGACGGCGAGGTCGTCGGCGACATGCCGGTCAGCGGCCTGGTCGACGACGCGCCGCTCTACGACCTCGCGCCGGAGCGGCCCGTCGCCGGCGGCGGCTCGCTGTACCCGGCCCCCGTCGCGCTGCCCGGCCTGCCCGACGACGTCCACGGCGTGCTGGTCGCGCTGCTGTCGAGCCCGAACCTCGCCTCGCGCCGCCCGCTGTTCGAGCAGTACGACTCCATCGTGCAGTCGCGGACCGTGCGCCGCCCCGAGGAGGCCGACGCCGCCGTGCTGTGGTTGCGCGAGATGGGCGACGGCGCCCCGGCGATCGCGACGTCGATCGACGGCAACGGCCGCCGCGTCGCGGCCGACCCCTACTGGGGCACGGTCGGCAACGTCCTGGAGTGCGCGGCCAACCTGGCCTGCGTCGGCGCGCGGCCGCTGGGCACGACGAACAACCTCAACTTCGCCAACCCCGAGAAGCCGCACGTCGCCTGGCAGCTGACGGAGGCCGTCCGCGGCCTCGGCGACGCCTGCCGCGCGCTCGACGCGCCGATCGTGGGCGGCAACGTCTCCCTCTACAACGAGGGCGCGGCCGGCCCGATCTACCCGACCCCGGTCGTCGGGATGGTCGGCGTCCTCGCCGACCCCGAGCGCGCGGGCCGGCTGGGCTTCGCCCGCGACGGCGACGCCGTCGCGTTCGTGGGCTGGGACGCGACGGCCGCCCTGGCCGCCTCCGAGCTGGCCAAGCTGCGCGGCGAGCCGCTGCCCGACGGCCTGGCGCCCATCGACATCGCGGGGGTCCGCATCGTCCTGGAGGCCGTGCGCGACGCCGTCGCGGCCGGCGAGCTGTCCAGCGCCCACGACATCGCCGAGGGCGGCCCGATCGTCGCCCTGGCCGAGTGCTGCCTGGCCGGCGGCCGCGGGGCCGCGCTGGACCTCGGCGACACCGACGACGTCTGGGCGGCGCTGTTCGGCGAGGCCTCCGGCGCGTTCGTCGTGTCGGGCCCGCGCGAGGCGCTGCACCGCCTCGGAGAGCGCGTCGCCGTCGAGGTCGTGGGGACCGTGGGCGGCGACGGCCTGGAGCTGGCGATCGGCTCGCTGCGCGAGCGCTGGACGCTTCACGAGCTGCGCGCGGCGTCGGGCGCGCTGGCGCCGCTGTTCCCCTGA
- a CDS encoding phosphoribosylaminoimidazolesuccinocarboxamide synthase, protein MTAADLDLPLIASGKVRELYDLDDRLLLVASDRISTYDVVHPNGIPDKGKVLTGISVFWFDKTAHIIPNHYISATDGVPDKVRGRAMVVKKLTMLPVECVVRGYITGSGWKDYQATGRVSGIQLPPGLRESEKLPAPIFTPSTKADEGHDEPIDLERAAEILGDRELAGRLRDVSIALYSHAAGLAAERGVILADTKFEFGIDEADPARPLVLGDEVLTPDSSRYWPVEGYEPGHGQPSFDKQYVRDWASSTGWDKAPPAPEIPADVVAGTRARYVEAYELITGEPFDGWLSRTSA, encoded by the coding sequence GTGACCGCCGCCGATCTCGACCTGCCGCTCATCGCCAGCGGGAAGGTCCGTGAGCTCTACGACCTCGACGACCGCCTGCTGCTCGTCGCCTCCGACCGGATCTCGACCTACGACGTCGTGCACCCGAACGGGATCCCCGACAAGGGCAAGGTCCTGACGGGCATCTCGGTCTTCTGGTTCGACAAGACCGCACACATCATCCCCAACCACTACATCTCGGCGACCGACGGCGTGCCGGACAAGGTCCGCGGCCGCGCGATGGTCGTCAAGAAGCTGACGATGCTGCCCGTCGAGTGCGTCGTCCGCGGCTACATCACCGGCTCGGGCTGGAAGGACTACCAGGCCACCGGCCGCGTGTCGGGCATCCAGCTGCCGCCCGGCCTGCGCGAGTCCGAGAAGCTGCCGGCGCCGATCTTCACGCCGTCCACCAAGGCCGACGAGGGGCACGACGAGCCCATCGACCTCGAGCGGGCCGCCGAGATCCTCGGCGACCGCGAGCTGGCCGGCCGGCTGCGCGACGTGTCCATCGCCCTGTACAGCCACGCGGCCGGCCTGGCCGCCGAGCGCGGGGTGATCCTCGCCGACACGAAGTTCGAGTTCGGCATCGACGAGGCCGACCCCGCCCGCCCGCTCGTCCTCGGCGACGAGGTCCTGACGCCGGACTCCTCGCGCTACTGGCCCGTCGAGGGCTACGAGCCGGGGCACGGCCAGCCGAGCTTCGACAAGCAGTACGTCCGCGACTGGGCGTCGTCGACGGGCTGGGACAAGGCGCCGCCGGCACCCGAGATCCCGGCCGACGTCGTCGCCGGGACCCGGGCCCGCTACGTCGAGGCCTACGAGCTCATCACGGGCGAGCCGTTCGACGGCTGGCTGTCGCGGACGTCGGCGTGA
- a CDS encoding RecQ family ATP-dependent DNA helicase, with translation MDLRAALHQHFGFSEFRPGQEAAVRAAVAGQDVLVVMPTGAGKSLCYQLPALVGPDLTIVVSPLVSLMQDQVAALERRAPGMAAIVNSQQDAAANAGALARARDGSLRLLYVAPERFSSPVFLKAIEGVPIGLFVVDEAHCVSQWGHDFRPDYFRLADAARWLGARALVASTATATTEVARDIIARLGLHDPAIVTTGFDRPNLSFAVVPCATTADKHARIAAALAQDGARPAIVYAGTRKAADRLAERLAAQLGIEVLAYHAGLGRAERTEAQRRFMAGEVEVVVATNAFGMGVDKADVRTVAHEVVPPSVEAYYQEAGRAGRDGEPARALLFAEPRDKGLHVFFIQRAEVSDTLLDGVARRLIAASPEGRFDVAVAELDDEPERVRAIVGHLARAGVVQPAPAPMDRVRGRLAGPYDGRARAAARTSAAEGQRARWRQYRAAWAFVEGDSCRRVAILRHFGDDSVPAPQVPCCDVCDPSLVPARPERAMAAGAGGAAGTARHPGIDDAILAVVDGARPSIGRTRVAEVLRGGRAKVLLRNSWDGLPEYGTYAHLTAGAVLARIDALLGSGRLASTGGPYPVLRVVAGAGAGQGSLAIGAA, from the coding sequence ATGGATCTGCGCGCCGCCCTCCACCAGCACTTCGGCTTCTCCGAGTTCCGCCCCGGCCAGGAGGCGGCCGTGCGCGCGGCCGTCGCGGGTCAGGACGTGCTCGTCGTCATGCCGACGGGCGCCGGCAAGTCGCTCTGCTACCAGCTGCCCGCCCTGGTCGGCCCCGACCTGACGATCGTCGTCTCCCCGCTGGTCTCGCTCATGCAGGACCAGGTCGCCGCGCTGGAGCGGCGGGCCCCGGGGATGGCGGCCATCGTCAACTCCCAGCAGGACGCGGCCGCCAACGCCGGCGCCCTGGCGCGTGCCCGCGACGGCTCGCTGCGGCTGCTGTACGTCGCGCCCGAGCGCTTCTCGTCGCCCGTGTTCCTCAAGGCGATCGAGGGCGTGCCCATCGGGCTGTTCGTCGTCGACGAGGCCCACTGCGTGTCGCAGTGGGGCCACGACTTCCGCCCGGACTACTTCCGCCTGGCCGACGCCGCCCGCTGGCTCGGCGCCCGCGCGCTCGTGGCCTCGACGGCGACCGCGACGACCGAGGTCGCTCGCGACATCATCGCGCGCCTGGGCCTGCACGACCCCGCGATCGTCACGACGGGCTTCGACCGGCCCAACCTGAGCTTCGCGGTCGTGCCCTGCGCGACGACCGCCGACAAGCATGCGCGGATCGCCGCGGCGCTGGCGCAGGACGGCGCGCGCCCGGCCATCGTCTACGCGGGCACGCGCAAGGCCGCCGACCGGCTCGCCGAGCGGCTGGCCGCGCAGCTGGGGATCGAGGTCCTGGCCTACCACGCGGGCCTGGGCCGCGCCGAGCGCACGGAGGCCCAGCGGCGCTTCATGGCCGGCGAGGTCGAGGTCGTCGTCGCGACGAACGCGTTCGGCATGGGCGTCGACAAGGCCGACGTGCGCACGGTGGCCCACGAGGTCGTGCCGCCGTCGGTCGAGGCCTACTACCAGGAGGCCGGGCGCGCCGGCCGCGACGGAGAGCCCGCCCGGGCGCTGTTGTTCGCCGAGCCGCGCGACAAGGGTCTGCACGTCTTCTTCATCCAGCGCGCCGAGGTCTCCGACACGCTGCTGGACGGAGTCGCCCGGCGCCTCATCGCGGCCTCCCCCGAGGGCCGGTTCGACGTCGCGGTGGCCGAGCTCGACGACGAGCCCGAGCGCGTGCGCGCGATCGTCGGCCACCTGGCCCGCGCCGGCGTCGTGCAGCCCGCCCCGGCGCCGATGGACCGCGTGCGCGGGCGCCTGGCCGGACCCTACGACGGCCGGGCCCGGGCGGCGGCGCGGACGTCGGCGGCCGAGGGCCAGCGGGCGCGCTGGCGCCAGTACCGGGCGGCGTGGGCGTTCGTGGAGGGCGACAGCTGCCGGCGTGTCGCGATCCTGCGCCACTTCGGCGACGACTCCGTGCCCGCCCCGCAGGTGCCGTGCTGCGACGTGTGCGACCCGTCGCTCGTGCCGGCCCGCCCGGAGCGCGCGATGGCCGCCGGCGCCGGCGGGGCGGCGGGCACCGCCCGCCATCCCGGCATCGACGATGCGATCCTCGCCGTGGTCGACGGCGCGCGCCCCTCCATCGGGCGCACCCGCGTGGCCGAGGTGCTGCGCGGCGGTCGCGCCAAGGTCCTGCTGCGCAACTCGTGGGACGGCCTGCCCGAGTACGGGACCTACGCCCACCTCACCGCGGGCGCCGTGCTGGCGCGCATCGACGCGCTGCTGGGCTCGGGGCGCCTGGCCTCCACCGGCGGTCCCTATCCGGTGCTGCGGGTCGTCGCGGGCGCCGGGGCGGGGCAGGGCTCGCTGGCCATCGGGGCGGCGTGA
- the purQ gene encoding phosphoribosylformylglycinamidine synthase subunit PurQ: MKLGVVTFPGTCDDADARIAAGMVAEAVPLWHRDADLRGVDGIIVPGGFSYGDYLRAGAIARFSPVMESVVAFARDGGPVLGICNGFQILCEAGLLPGALLPNTGLRFVCRQVDLVVQTTATPFTSTCTVGQVLSIPAKHTTGRYFGEVAPEQVVLRYAHGHNFNGSQDDIAGVVNAAGNVMGLMPHPEHAVETLTGGSADGLALFEGMTRVAVA; the protein is encoded by the coding sequence GTGAAGCTCGGCGTCGTCACGTTCCCCGGCACCTGCGACGACGCCGACGCGCGCATCGCGGCCGGCATGGTCGCCGAGGCCGTCCCGCTCTGGCATCGCGACGCCGACCTGCGCGGCGTCGACGGCATCATCGTCCCCGGCGGCTTCTCCTACGGCGACTACCTCCGGGCGGGCGCCATCGCGCGCTTCTCGCCGGTCATGGAGTCGGTCGTGGCCTTCGCCCGCGACGGCGGCCCGGTGCTCGGCATCTGCAACGGCTTCCAGATCCTGTGCGAGGCCGGCCTGCTGCCCGGCGCCCTCCTGCCCAACACGGGGCTGCGCTTCGTCTGCCGCCAGGTCGACCTCGTCGTGCAGACCACCGCGACGCCGTTCACCTCCACCTGCACGGTGGGCCAGGTGCTGTCGATCCCGGCCAAGCACACGACGGGCCGCTACTTCGGCGAGGTCGCCCCGGAGCAGGTCGTCCTGCGCTACGCGCACGGGCACAACTTCAACGGCTCCCAGGACGACATCGCCGGCGTCGTCAACGCGGCCGGCAACGTCATGGGCCTCATGCCGCATCCCGAGCACGCCGTCGAGACGCTCACGGGCGGGTCGGCCGACGGGCTGGCGCTGTTCGAGGGGATGACCCGTGTCGCCGTCGCCTGA
- the purN gene encoding phosphoribosylglycinamide formyltransferase, whose product MAAPLRVGVLASGAGTNLQALLDDPEVGPLVVAVASDRAVAGALERARRAGVPTAVFAREEHADRAARDAAMADWLHAQDVGLVVLAGYMALLEAPFIARFRDRIVNVHPSLLPAFPGIAAVQQAIDYGVKVFGVTVHLVDEGVDTGAILLQRAIELPPGADAAAALRALRPLEHTLLPQAVRLLAAGRVRRDPGHPRRLLVDA is encoded by the coding sequence ATGGCCGCCCCGCTGCGCGTCGGCGTCCTGGCCTCCGGGGCCGGGACGAACCTGCAGGCGCTGCTCGACGACCCCGAGGTCGGGCCGCTCGTCGTCGCCGTGGCCTCCGACCGCGCCGTCGCCGGCGCCCTGGAGCGGGCCCGACGCGCCGGCGTGCCGACCGCCGTCTTCGCACGCGAGGAGCACGCCGACCGCGCTGCGCGCGACGCCGCGATGGCCGACTGGCTGCACGCCCAGGACGTGGGCCTCGTGGTGCTCGCGGGCTACATGGCGCTGCTGGAGGCGCCGTTCATCGCCCGCTTCCGCGACCGCATCGTCAACGTGCACCCGTCGCTGCTGCCCGCCTTCCCGGGGATCGCGGCCGTCCAGCAGGCCATCGACTACGGAGTCAAGGTCTTCGGCGTCACCGTGCACCTCGTCGACGAGGGCGTCGACACGGGCGCCATCCTGCTGCAGCGGGCCATCGAGCTGCCCCCGGGCGCCGACGCCGCGGCCGCCCTGCGGGCGCTGCGCCCGTTGGAGCACACGCTGCTGCCGCAGGCCGTGCGGCTGCTGGCCGCGGGGCGCGTGCGCCGCGACCCCGGGCACCCCCGGCGCCTGCTCGTCGACGCCTGA